A window from Thalassophryne amazonica chromosome 15, fThaAma1.1, whole genome shotgun sequence encodes these proteins:
- the LOC117525582 gene encoding uncharacterized protein LOC117525582, with protein MSSSLHRHIIWQSEGLVAYLHPQPWMPGSVILERSPPGPPGGSIFCHEEREYLAWLFGARAVAELLSDKLGVQRCALVSRPHRDRPAQIRILPLHGLEAEWCPHLAGEEEHNLHDPGYCTSKNGPRWSDSSLDEIQSRIRARLPSPQAPPNLTFHGDPGHPGLFSRIVRGEQQQWRVWDDEGHVAFLTPFPNSPGFTVLVPRRPLTSDVFRLEKGDYEGLVLASQKLSRVLVEGLGAWAVGLIFEGFEIDYAHAKLIPLLQPTDGNTDDASNVPPSRFYPTYPGFVSSEDGPDASHESLTELHKKITQM; from the exons ATGTCGTCCTCTCTTCACCGTCACATCATTTGGCAGTCAGAAGGGTTGGTGGCCTACCTTCACCCTCAGCCGTGGATGCCGGGCTCTGTTATCCTGGAGCGCAGCCCCCCTGGCCCCCCAGGAGGCAGCATATTCTGTCATGAGGAGCGTGAGTACTTAGCATGGCTGTTTGGGGCGAGAGCTGTAGCTGAACTGCTATCTGACAAACTTGGGGTCCAGAGGTGTGCGCTGGTCAGCAGACCCCACAGAGACAGACCTGCCCAG ATCCGTATCCTCCCCCTGCATGGCTTGGAGGCTGAGTGGTGCCCTCACTTGGCAGGAGAAGAGGAGCACAACTTGCATGACCCGGGGTATTGCACCTCTAAGAACGGCCCTCGGTGGAGTGACTCCAGCTTGGATGAAATCCAAAGTAGGATCCGAGCCAGGCTCCCATCCCCTCAGGCCCCACCCAATCTGACATTCCATGGGGATCCGGGTCATCCTGGTCTGTTCTCACGCATTGTTCGAGGGGAGCAGCAGCAATGGCGTGTGTGGGATGATGAAGGTCATGTCGCTTTTCTCACACCTTTCCCAAACTCTCCTGGATTTACTGTGCTGGTGCCCCGCCGACCTTTGACCTCTGATGTATTCAGACTTGAAAAGGGGGATTATGAGGGACTGGTGCTGGCATCCCAGAAGCTGTCACGGGTGCTTGTGGAGGGTTTGGGTGCTTGGGCAGTTGGCCTTATTTTTGAGGGGTTTGAGATCGACTACGCTCATGCCAAGTTGATTCCATTACTTCAACCCACTGACGGTAACACAGATGATGCCTCTAATGTGCCACCATCTCGCTTTTACCCTACTTATCCTGGGTTTGTTAGCTCAGAAGATGGGCCTGACGCCAGCCATGAAAGTCTGACAGAGTTGCACAAGAAAATTACTCAGATGTAA
- the LOC117525583 gene encoding proteinase-activated receptor 3-like encodes MLNVTLDQTSNSSINSSNLGMSLLWYQFAGCAVAPHGHLFYFALKVVNLVLGTPCNVLVIWDIASNKADTSTSDIFIVNLAVLDAYFCLMTPIDLVNQLLLSNSQIWSFQRFAYGVKDTAPLFLVCICLDRYVAVVHPVLFSRIRDNKIRNGISVLAWILILVYGISKALLSSIILDRVSSGIILFAFAVMVFCNISIIWVLRCSVAGKEEMHPVKKKAFKMVLIILVIIVVNYLPPVALIPFSAYSSSVVYKCQIRIIVFGIMDLSCCMEPLLYIAKKERAGCMCCRWRFEKKLHEVKV; translated from the exons ATGTTGAATGTCACTCTGGATCAAACCAGTAACTCCTCCATCAACTCCAGCAACCTCGGCATGTCTCTACTGTGGTACCAGTTTGCAGGATGCGCTGTAGCCCCTCACGGCCATCTTTTCTACTTTGCACTGAAGGTGGTAAACCTGGTACTGGGCACACCCTGTAACGTTCTGGTTATCTGGGACATCGCCTCCAACAAGGCAGACACGTCAACCTCAGACATCTTCATCGTCAACCTGGCTGTCCTGGACGCCTACTTCTGCCTGATGACGCCCATAGACCTGGTCAATCAGCTGCTGCTGAGCAATAGTCAGATCTGGTCCTTCCAAAGGTTTGCCTACGGGGTTAAGGACACAGCACCACTTTTTCTG GTGTGCATCTGCCTTGACAGATACGTGGCCGTCGTCCACCCAGTGCTGTTCTCTCGCATCCGAGACAACAAGATCCGCAACGGCATTTCCGTTTTGGCCTGGATTCTCATCCTGGTTTATGGCATCAGCAAAGCCCTCCTTTCCTCCATAATCCTGGACAGGGTCTCTAGCGGAATCATCCTCTTTGCCTTTGCAGTCATGGTCTTCTGTAACATCTCCATCATCTGGGTCCTGCGGTGCTCTGTGGCTGGAAAAGAAGAGATGCACCCAGTGAAGAAGAAGGCCTTCAAAATGGTGCTGATCATCCTGGTTATCATTGTGGTCAACTACCTGCCGCCTGTGGCCCTCATACCCTTCTCGGCCTACAGCTCGTCAGTGGTGTATAAGTGCCAGATCCGCATCATCGTGTTTGGCATCATGGATCTGAGCTGCTGCATGGAGCCGCTCCTCTACATTGCCAAGAAAGAGCGTGCTGGCTGCATGTGTTGCAGGTGGCGTTTTGAGAAGAAGCTACATGAGGTGAAGGTGTGA